ATGGTTTTAACATGACCGCCCTGGCGATCCGGATGTCGGCCCACGTCAATGCGGTCAGCCGTGAACACGGCCGGGTGACGCGCGGCATGTGGAAACATCTGTGGCCTGGCTTGACGGAGGATCTTGTGCCCATTCGGAGTCTGACCAACGGCATTCACGCCCCCACGTGGATTTCGCCGGAACTGAACCAGGTATACGGTAAATATCTGGGCCCGGACTGGGCCGCACGGTGCGACGATCCGGCCATCTGGCAGCGTGTGCTGGACATTCCCGATACCGAGCTGTGGACGGTCCGCCAGACGATGAAACGCAAGCTGATGAGTTTTATCCGCGAACGGGCCAGGACCGGTTGGATGCAGGGACACCTCCAACCCTTGCAAGTGCTGGCCAGGGGGACCTTGCTCGATCCCGAGGCGTTGACCATCGGTTTCGCCAGGCGGTTCGCCACATACAAACGCGCGACCTTGATTTTCCGCGACCTCGAAAGACTGAGGCATCTCCTGCAGAATCGCTGGCGCCCCGTGCAGATCGTGTTCGCGGGCAAAGCCCACCCGGCCGACGAGCCGGGCCGCTATTTCATTCACGAAGTCATGAGCTTTTGCAACGATCATAAACTCGGCGGGCACATCGCGTTTCTCGAAGACTACGATATGCATATGGCGAAGTATCTCGTCCAGGGCGTGGACGTGTGGTTAAACACCCCGCGCGCGCCGATGGAGGCCAGCGGAACCAGCGGGCAGAAAGCGGCTCTCAACGGCGTCTTGCACCTTAGCATCCTCGACGGCTGGTGGCAGGAAGGCTACAACGGCGCGAACGGGTGGGGAATCCCGCCGGCCGACGAGATGAAAGAACCGCCGGCCCAGGACGCTCACGATGCTGAACAACTCTACCGCATTCTCGAACACGAGGTCATCCCGCTTTTCTATCAGCGAGACCTCGACGGGATTCCGAGAGGCTGGATCCAAATCGTCAAAGAAAGCATCCGCACCATCGCGCCGAAATTCTGCACGAAACGGATGTTGAAGGAATATGTGGAGCTCATGTACGCGGCCGCCGCGACCGGCACGCCGTCTTCGTGGTAAGGGCCGGTGAGCATCGCGGGATCCGAACTTCTCCGGGGACCGCGCATCGCCGGGCGTTCTCCGATCTCTGGTCTGTGCCGGTCGAGGACGCCGTCGATCATTCCTGATGCCGGCAGACCGGTCTAGCCCGCATGATTCACGACGGTTCGTCGCGTTCCACCCGTTGCGATGAAAGAGCAACGGGTACCCGGGAGTCGCGTTGCGAGACGGGCAAGCGCAGCCATGAAGGAGGGAAGCATACTTGAAAC
This DNA window, taken from Nitrospirota bacterium, encodes the following:
- the glgP gene encoding alpha-glucan family phosphorylase, which gives rise to MDNSDPPVWPAQLPKDFARLQELAQNLWWSWKPEARRLFEVIDPTLWHLTHHNPVKLLSDVKPERLAALAVDPTFVRQYSAVMKAFDEYLGDTKTWFGSHYPALEHSLIAYFSAEFGLHNSIPIYSGGLGILAGDHCKEASDLGVPLIGIGFMYPQGYFKQRVTAEGWQEATYMPFNRSESPIHQAMTPAGTPCQIKVQLANRTVAALVWSVRVGRVVLYLLDTDVPENSPEDRALSARLYGGDQEIRLSQEILLGIGGVRAIRALGLAPTVWHANEGHSAFLTLERIRELVQSGLSHAEACEKIRQSTVFTTHTPVPAGHDVFPYHLMERYFHGYWEQLGLTREEFLRLGETPQTMGHGFNMTALAIRMSAHVNAVSREHGRVTRGMWKHLWPGLTEDLVPIRSLTNGIHAPTWISPELNQVYGKYLGPDWAARCDDPAIWQRVLDIPDTELWTVRQTMKRKLMSFIRERARTGWMQGHLQPLQVLARGTLLDPEALTIGFARRFATYKRATLIFRDLERLRHLLQNRWRPVQIVFAGKAHPADEPGRYFIHEVMSFCNDHKLGGHIAFLEDYDMHMAKYLVQGVDVWLNTPRAPMEASGTSGQKAALNGVLHLSILDGWWQEGYNGANGWGIPPADEMKEPPAQDAHDAEQLYRILEHEVIPLFYQRDLDGIPRGWIQIVKESIRTIAPKFCTKRMLKEYVELMYAAAATGTPSSW